AGACACACAGTACATTCCTGGAACATCTTCTGGATTTGGGCTGCCACTTATGCTCTGTAATTTGTCCAGTTTTTCATATGCGCATTTACTTACAGCCTGTACGGAACAGCAGGGGCACTGGCACTTTTCTATATTTTCATTATTAAATTCAATATTGACCATAATTTCAACTCCTGATTTACCGTGTATTATATAAGGTGTTCATACGTAATAAATTACAAGTATTAACACATATTCTTAATTGAAAAAATATCCGACGTAATAATATTTCAAATAGCCCTGAAAGATTAAATGGGTATTGATAATTAAGTTTAAGTATTAAAAGATTATAATAGTGTCACTTAGATTCATTTAAATCTGAATGTATTAAAAGGAGTATAAAATGAGGTTTATAAGACTTAATACTGATAAACATGACTTGAATAAAGTTTCTGAGCTAATTTATGAAACTGAATTAACAATATTTAAGCAGTTACTTGGAAAAGATGAAAAAGAAGCCACAGAAAATATAAGAAACCTTGTAAAATCTGGGAATAATTATTTTGGGCATGAAAATATTCATGTGGTTTGTGATGATGATGGGAACATGTTGGGCATTTTAGTTTCATTCAGCGGTAGAGAAACAAGCTCATGGAATGATCTTAAAGCGTATTTTAGGATATTGAACTTCTATAACTTTTTGAAGTGTGCAGTGAAAGGAACTTTAATAAATAGGTCCCTTACAGCAAGTCTTGGCAAAAATGATTACTATTTAAGTAATATTGCAGTTGATCCTCAATACAGGGGTCAGGGAATTGGAACATACCTCTTGAAAAATGCAGTTAAAACTGCAGAAGATAAAGGCTGCAAGCGCGTGCTTCTTGATGTGACATTTAAAAATAAAGGTGCAAAGAGATTATATGAAAGATTTGGATTTAAAGTTTACAGTAAAAATACTCCTAAGCTGTTTAAAGGCCATGGAACTTTAAGTATGGAATATTTACTCCATTAATATTTATTTTATTATTTTTTTGATTTTGGCAGTATCTCTTATTTTAGACGTGCAGATACCTCAAATTATGGGCTAATTTTTAATATATTTTTTAATTTAAGTGATAAATATTCTGTATCCCTAAACTATATATAGTACCTTGCAATATACAGTACCTTGTGAAATACAGTGGTACTATGAATGCTCAATTTAAAAAAGGGGTACTGGAACTTTGTGTGTTAGTGCTTCTTGACAGAAAGGACTGTTATGGTTACGAAATGGTTGATGAAATATCTAAAAATATTTCAATTTCGGAAGGCACTATCTATCCTCTTTTAAGGCGGCTAAAAAAGGAAGGTTTAGTAAGCTCTTATTTGAAAGAGTCCCAGGATGGCCCTCCTAGAAAATATTACCAAATAACAGAGCTGGGAAAAGAAAAAAAGGAAAATTTAGTTGCAGAATGGGATGAATTTTCTGCAGCTGTTACTGATTTACTTAATTAAAACGGAGACTAGGGTGGTTAAATGGATAAGGAGGAATATCTCAAAAAGCTCGATAAACTGCTGAAAAAATTACCAGAAGATGACAGAGAAGATCTGATTTTAGACTATGAGGAACACTTTAGAATAGGTGTGGAAAACGGCAGGACTGAAGAAGAAATTTCAGAGGCATTAGGGGATCCTGAAAATGTCGCTAAACAAATTAAAGCAGATTATATGGTCAAAAAAGCCGAAGATAAGCCGTCTCCAGGCAGTATAATTGAAGCAGTGCTGGCAGTGGCAGGACTTGGTCTTTTTAATATAGTATTTGTAGCCGGACCTTCTTTGCTGCTTGCAGTGGTTATTATCAGTTTAGTTGTGGCAGGATTTGCAATAATTATTATAGGAATTTTAACTATGTTATCACCTTTATTACAGGTATTTTTCCCAAAGTACATTCACTTGCCTGTACAGGGAGGAATATTGGGAACTTTAATAATGGTGGTAGGTGGTATTGGCGTAACAGTAATGGGTACATTTTTTGTAATAGTTATGGCATACGCAGCCAACAGGTTCTACAAAATAGTAATTAAACTATTAAAATCAAATTTGGATGATATAAAAAAACGAACTGAGGTATTTAAATAACTTGGAGGATTTCTATGGATAAATTTATTTGGGGGATACTTGCAGGTACTAAAGGAGCAACAAATCGTGCTAGAATTATAGATGAGCTGAAAAATAGGCCTTATAATGTCAATCAACTTGCTGAAAAACTTGAACTTGATTATAAAACTGTAAAGCATCATATTCGAGTTTTAGAAAGAAATAACATGGTCACATCAACTGGAAAGAAGTACGGTGCTTTGTACTTCCTTTCAGATAAAATGGAGCAAAACTACGATAGTTTTCAGGAGATATGGGAAGAATTCAGAAAATCTAATGAAGCATGTGCCATTTATGATCACGCCTCCTGATCATGAATATAACTAAATATGAGATTAAATTTGAATAATATTTGAAGAATATATACTCTATTCTCCTTTATCTACTACTTTTAGATTAATATATTGTCACTTAACGATTATTTTATACTAATTTTAAAAAATTGAACTTTTATCAATTAGATCCTACGTTTAATAATTTTCTAAGCGCATTAATATTCATTCAATAATTTCGTTGCTTAAAATGATATCTTGAAGTGAGTCTATTAAGTATAGCTCTAAATTTTTTTATTAAAAGTCTAATTTTTACATCTGGTGATTTACCAGGATTTATCATGAAATAACTGATTTATTTACCCTATTTTTTAAACATATCCTGCTGAATTTTGAGATTTGGGTGTAATCTGGATGGAATTTTGGGGCAAATTAGTGGAAAAGAAGACTTAATGTTGGGTTAATATTGGAAAAAGTACTTTTAAGGGTTCATATAAGTATATTAATAGGC
The DNA window shown above is from Methanobacterium veterum and carries:
- a CDS encoding DUF2769 domain-containing protein; the encoded protein is MVNIEFNNENIEKCQCPCCSVQAVSKCAYEKLDKLQSISGSPNPEDVPGMYCVSGKTKCDDFNPEGACQCPKCEVWKEYKLDEGEPAGYFCQNGKAK
- a CDS encoding PadR family transcriptional regulator, giving the protein MNAQFKKGVLELCVLVLLDRKDCYGYEMVDEISKNISISEGTIYPLLRRLKKEGLVSSYLKESQDGPPRKYYQITELGKEKKENLVAEWDEFSAAVTDLLN
- a CDS encoding ArsR/SmtB family transcription factor, with product MDKFIWGILAGTKGATNRARIIDELKNRPYNVNQLAEKLELDYKTVKHHIRVLERNNMVTSTGKKYGALYFLSDKMEQNYDSFQEIWEEFRKSNEACAIYDHAS
- a CDS encoding GNAT family N-acetyltransferase yields the protein MRFIRLNTDKHDLNKVSELIYETELTIFKQLLGKDEKEATENIRNLVKSGNNYFGHENIHVVCDDDGNMLGILVSFSGRETSSWNDLKAYFRILNFYNFLKCAVKGTLINRSLTASLGKNDYYLSNIAVDPQYRGQGIGTYLLKNAVKTAEDKGCKRVLLDVTFKNKGAKRLYERFGFKVYSKNTPKLFKGHGTLSMEYLLH
- a CDS encoding HAAS signaling domain-containing protein gives rise to the protein MDKEEYLKKLDKLLKKLPEDDREDLILDYEEHFRIGVENGRTEEEISEALGDPENVAKQIKADYMVKKAEDKPSPGSIIEAVLAVAGLGLFNIVFVAGPSLLLAVVIISLVVAGFAIIIIGILTMLSPLLQVFFPKYIHLPVQGGILGTLIMVVGGIGVTVMGTFFVIVMAYAANRFYKIVIKLLKSNLDDIKKRTEVFK